In the Mastacembelus armatus chromosome 17, fMasArm1.2, whole genome shotgun sequence genome, one interval contains:
- the itga6b gene encoding integrin alpha-6b isoform X2, with the protein MEDRITCGLWLLGFLLGCGQLSAFNLDTNYVQRKIGDKDSLFGFSLAMHRQLSPADKRMLLVGAPRASSTQGQKSKVTGGLYSCDMSATSERCTRVNFDNGEDLNKESKQNQWLGVTVKSQGPGGKIVTCAHRYQRRANVNTQLESRDIIGRCYVLSQDLTINPGSSEDGGGWHFCDSRPRGHEMFGSCQQGLSATFDKDYHYLIFGAPGTYNWRGVVRLEQKNDTLLEMGIFDDGPFETGDERQKNPELVPAPANSYLGFSLDSGKALTKKGELMVVAGAPRANHSGAVVFLKKGPESSNILLEELILEGEGLASSFGYDLTVLDLNKDGWQDLVVGAPQYFEKDGEIGGAVYVFVNKAGNWAKVTPTRLNGAKDSMFGLAVENLGDINLDGYHDFAVGAPYENGAAGKVYIYLGSAKGLHSEKPSQVLSGEPLGVRLFGYSLAGNMDLDKNSYPDLAVGSLSDSVFVYRASPVINIKKEIKFSPKEIDLTKKNCGNNFCLTVEACFTCTASSSSYSSKLMVEYILKADADYRKLNAIPRVIFAQSSDNGYESKGTINIDSKGTKQCVTRQLVVQENIQDKLRGIPIDVSVAIQGTTRKRRQSSVPQIPPVLDNESTTTRSEVNFLKVGCGSDNVCQSNLQVKYRYGHRSTDEDTFTPLELENGVPVISLSDQKDIALEVTVTNLNGDDAYEAYVKASFPPSLTYSSSHTPPNVRCEANKDGSKTQCNLGNPFKRDSETTFYIIMHTSGISLDTTELEIELQPNTTSDQQNIPPVFAKAKVAIVLQLSISGQAQPSQVYFTGEVIGEAAMKTESEVGSAITHQFRIINLGNRLTDFGTATLKIHWPKLTENGKWLLYLMKISSTGVEKIECSPKNEINRLGLETTNTRIRRAAKNKDESDGIISRLIETKNSKTLSCDNGAQCMTITCPLRGLDSNAVITLYSRLWKGTFIEDYSKLHHVEVIVKGSLHVHSTTLNTVLENAETQVRLTVFPERRSAQYGGVPWWIIVLSILFGLLLLGLLAFLLWKCGVFGKKNKADPSEKATLTSNA; encoded by the exons gCTGCTGGTTGGTGCTCCAAGAGCCTCTTCCACACAAGGTCAAAAATCTAAAGTAACAGGAGGACTCTACAGCTGTGACATGAGCGCCACCTCAGAGCGGTGCACCAGAGTTAACTTTGATAATGGAG AGGATTTaaacaaagaaagcaaacagaacCAGTGGTTGGGAGTGACGGTCAAAAGTCAGGGGCCAGGAGGAAAGATTGTG ACCTGTGCCCATCGTTACCAGCGCCGTGCCAATGTGAACACACAGCTCGAATCCCGTGACATTATCGGGCGCTGCTATGTGCTGAGTCAGGACTTGACAATAAATCCTGGCTCAAGTGAGGATGGAGGTGGCTGGCACTTCTGTGACAGTCGGCCCCGAGGCCATGAAATGTTTGGCTCCTGCCAGCAGGGCCTCTCTGCGACTTTTGACAAGGACTACCACTATCTCATCTTCGGGGCTCCTGGAACATACAATTGGAGAG GCGTGGTACGCTTGGAACAGAAGAATGACACTCTGTTAGAGATGGGCATCTTTGACGATGGTCCCTTTGAGACAGGAGATGAGAGACAAAAGAACCCTGAACTTGTTCCTGCTCCTGCCAATAGCTACTTGG gTTTCTCTCTGGATTCGGGGAAGGCTTTGACCAAGAAGGGCGAGCTGATGGTTGTGGCTGGAGCTCCTAGAGCGAATCACAGCGGGGCGGTGGTGTTTCTAAAGAAAGGACCAGAATCGAGCAACATCTTGCTGGAAGAGTTGATCCTGGAAGGGGAGGGCCTGGCCTCGTCTTTCGGCTATGATCTGACTGTGTTGGATCTAAACAAGGATGG TTGGCAGGACTTGGTGGTGGGAGCACCTCAGTACTTCGAGAAGGATGGAGAAATTGGAGGAGCTGTCTACGTCTTCGTGAACAAAGCTGGAAACTGGGCCAAAGTCACACCCACCAGATTAAATGGAGCTAAGGACTCCATGTTTGGCCTGGCAGTGGAAAACCTGGGAGACATCAATCTGGATGGTTACCATG ATTTCGCAGTGGGAGCTCCTTATGAGAATGGTGCTGCTGGGAAGGTTTACATCTACCTTGGATCAGCCAAAGGACTCCACTCTGAAAAACCTTCACAG GTTCTGTCCGGCGAGCCTTTAGGCGTGAGGCTGTTTGGCTACTCTTTAGCAGGCAACATGGACCTGGATAAGAACTCCTACCCCGACCTGGCTGTCGGTTCCCTCTCCGACAGCGTGTTTGTCTATAG AGCCAGTCCAGTTATTAACATCAAGAAGGAAATCAAGTTCTCACCAAAGGAAATCGACCTCACCAAGAAGAATTGTGGCAACAACTTTTG CTTGACCGTTGAGGCATGCTTCACCTGCACCGCCAGTTCCAGTAGCTACTCTTCCAAACTGA TGGTGGAGTACATCCTTAAGGCAGACGCTGACTACAGGAAGTTGAATGCTATTCCCAGAGTGATCTTCGCTCAGTCCTCCGACAACGGCTACGAGTCCAAAGGAACCATAAACATAGACAGCAAAGGGACAAAACAGTGTGTCACACGTCAGCTCGTTGTACAG GAAAATATTCAAGACAAGCTCCGTGGGATCCCCATCGATGTGTCTGTGGCCATTCAGGGCACCACACGTAAACGCAGGCAGAGCTCAGTTCCTCAAATTCCACCTGTCCTGGACAATGAGTCAACGACAACTCGATCAGAG gTGAATTTCCTGAAGGTGGGTTGTGGCAGTGACAATGTGTGTCAGAGCAACTTGCAGGTGAAATATCGCTATGGCCACAGGTCGACTGATGAAGACACATTCACGCCGTTAGAATT GGAGAATGGTGTGCCGGTGATCTCGCTCAGTGACCAGAAAGACATCGCCTTGGAGGTCACAGTGACCAATCTCAATGGTGACGATGCGTACGAAGCCTATGTGAAAgcttccttccctccctcccttacTTACTCTTCTTCCCATACACCACCTAAT GTACGTTGCGAAGCCAATAAAGACGGTTCTAAGACTCAGTGTAATCTTGGCAACCCATTCAAACGTGACTCAGAG ACAACCTTCTACATTATAATGCATACATCAGGAATCTCTCTTGACACTACTGAACTGGAGATTGAGCTTCAGCCTAATAC GACAAGTGACCAGCAGAATATACCTCCTGTCTTTGCAAAGGCAAAGGTGGCCATTGTGCTGCAGCTGTCTATATCAGG ACAAGCGCAGCCATCTCAGGTCTATTTTACAGGAGAGGTCATAGGTGAGGCAGCCATGAAGACTGAGAGTGAAGTTGGCAGCGCCATCACACACCAGTTCAGA ATAATCAACCTGGGCAACCGCTTGACAGACTTTGGCACAGCCACCCTCAAGATCCACTGGCCAAAGCTGACAGAGAATGGGAAGTGGCTGCTCTACTTGATGAAGATCAGCTCAACAGGAGTGGAGAAGATAGAGTGCTCTCCGAAAAATGAGATCAACCGTCTTGGCCTG gAAACAACTAACACCAGGATAAGAAGAGCAGCCAAAAACAAAGATGAGAGTGATGGCATTATTTCCCGCTTAATTGAGACCAAGAACTCAAAAACACTG TCCTGTGACAATGGGGCGCAATGCATGACCATAACCTGCCCCCTGCGAGGTCTGGACAGTAATGCAGTTATCACACTCTACTCTCGCCTCTGGAAGGGCACTTTCATAGAG gaTTATTCCAAGTTACATCATGTGGAGGTGATAGTGAAGGGTTCTCTACATGTTCATAGCACAACATTGAACACAGTGCTGGAAAATGCTGAGACGCAG GTGAGACTGACGGTGTTCCCAGAGAGGCGTTCAGCTCAGTATGGAGGAGTTCCCTGGTGGATCATCGTACTGTCCATCCTGTTCGGACTGCTGTTGTTGGGCTTGCTGGCTTTCCTTCTCTGGAAG TGTGGAGTCTTTGGGAAAAAGAATAAAGCGGATCCTTCAGAAAAAGCGACACTGACATCAAATGCTTAA
- the itga6b gene encoding integrin alpha-6b isoform X1, whose product MEDRITCGLWLLGFLLGCGQLSAFNLDTNYVQRKIGDKDSLFGFSLAMHRQLSPADKRMLLVGAPRASSTQGQKSKVTGGLYSCDMSATSERCTRVNFDNGEDLNKESKQNQWLGVTVKSQGPGGKIVTCAHRYQRRANVNTQLESRDIIGRCYVLSQDLTINPGSSEDGGGWHFCDSRPRGHEMFGSCQQGLSATFDKDYHYLIFGAPGTYNWRGVVRLEQKNDTLLEMGIFDDGPFETGDERQKNPELVPAPANSYLGFSLDSGKALTKKGELMVVAGAPRANHSGAVVFLKKGPESSNILLEELILEGEGLASSFGYDLTVLDLNKDGWQDLVVGAPQYFEKDGEIGGAVYVFVNKAGNWAKVTPTRLNGAKDSMFGLAVENLGDINLDGYHDFAVGAPYENGAAGKVYIYLGSAKGLHSEKPSQVLSGEPLGVRLFGYSLAGNMDLDKNSYPDLAVGSLSDSVFVYRASPVINIKKEIKFSPKEIDLTKKNCGNNFCLTVEACFTCTASSSSYSSKLMVEYILKADADYRKLNAIPRVIFAQSSDNGYESKGTINIDSKGTKQCVTRQLVVQENIQDKLRGIPIDVSVAIQGTTRKRRQSSVPQIPPVLDNESTTTRSEVNFLKVGCGSDNVCQSNLQVKYRYGHRSTDEDTFTPLELENGVPVISLSDQKDIALEVTVTNLNGDDAYEAYVKASFPPSLTYSSSHTPPNVRCEANKDGSKTQCNLGNPFKRDSETTFYIIMHTSGISLDTTELEIELQPNTTSDQQNIPPVFAKAKVAIVLQLSISGQAQPSQVYFTGEVIGEAAMKTESEVGSAITHQFRIINLGNRLTDFGTATLKIHWPKLTENGKWLLYLMKISSTGVEKIECSPKNEINRLGLETTNTRIRRAAKNKDESDGIISRLIETKNSKTLSCDNGAQCMTITCPLRGLDSNAVITLYSRLWKGTFIEDYSKLHHVEVIVKGSLHVHSTTLNTVLENAETQVRLTVFPERRSAQYGGVPWWIIVLSILFGLLLLGLLAFLLWKCGFFKRAKYEDKVPSYSAVRIKREERVINTGKGDWENLEKKPWMTTWHDSKHYS is encoded by the exons gCTGCTGGTTGGTGCTCCAAGAGCCTCTTCCACACAAGGTCAAAAATCTAAAGTAACAGGAGGACTCTACAGCTGTGACATGAGCGCCACCTCAGAGCGGTGCACCAGAGTTAACTTTGATAATGGAG AGGATTTaaacaaagaaagcaaacagaacCAGTGGTTGGGAGTGACGGTCAAAAGTCAGGGGCCAGGAGGAAAGATTGTG ACCTGTGCCCATCGTTACCAGCGCCGTGCCAATGTGAACACACAGCTCGAATCCCGTGACATTATCGGGCGCTGCTATGTGCTGAGTCAGGACTTGACAATAAATCCTGGCTCAAGTGAGGATGGAGGTGGCTGGCACTTCTGTGACAGTCGGCCCCGAGGCCATGAAATGTTTGGCTCCTGCCAGCAGGGCCTCTCTGCGACTTTTGACAAGGACTACCACTATCTCATCTTCGGGGCTCCTGGAACATACAATTGGAGAG GCGTGGTACGCTTGGAACAGAAGAATGACACTCTGTTAGAGATGGGCATCTTTGACGATGGTCCCTTTGAGACAGGAGATGAGAGACAAAAGAACCCTGAACTTGTTCCTGCTCCTGCCAATAGCTACTTGG gTTTCTCTCTGGATTCGGGGAAGGCTTTGACCAAGAAGGGCGAGCTGATGGTTGTGGCTGGAGCTCCTAGAGCGAATCACAGCGGGGCGGTGGTGTTTCTAAAGAAAGGACCAGAATCGAGCAACATCTTGCTGGAAGAGTTGATCCTGGAAGGGGAGGGCCTGGCCTCGTCTTTCGGCTATGATCTGACTGTGTTGGATCTAAACAAGGATGG TTGGCAGGACTTGGTGGTGGGAGCACCTCAGTACTTCGAGAAGGATGGAGAAATTGGAGGAGCTGTCTACGTCTTCGTGAACAAAGCTGGAAACTGGGCCAAAGTCACACCCACCAGATTAAATGGAGCTAAGGACTCCATGTTTGGCCTGGCAGTGGAAAACCTGGGAGACATCAATCTGGATGGTTACCATG ATTTCGCAGTGGGAGCTCCTTATGAGAATGGTGCTGCTGGGAAGGTTTACATCTACCTTGGATCAGCCAAAGGACTCCACTCTGAAAAACCTTCACAG GTTCTGTCCGGCGAGCCTTTAGGCGTGAGGCTGTTTGGCTACTCTTTAGCAGGCAACATGGACCTGGATAAGAACTCCTACCCCGACCTGGCTGTCGGTTCCCTCTCCGACAGCGTGTTTGTCTATAG AGCCAGTCCAGTTATTAACATCAAGAAGGAAATCAAGTTCTCACCAAAGGAAATCGACCTCACCAAGAAGAATTGTGGCAACAACTTTTG CTTGACCGTTGAGGCATGCTTCACCTGCACCGCCAGTTCCAGTAGCTACTCTTCCAAACTGA TGGTGGAGTACATCCTTAAGGCAGACGCTGACTACAGGAAGTTGAATGCTATTCCCAGAGTGATCTTCGCTCAGTCCTCCGACAACGGCTACGAGTCCAAAGGAACCATAAACATAGACAGCAAAGGGACAAAACAGTGTGTCACACGTCAGCTCGTTGTACAG GAAAATATTCAAGACAAGCTCCGTGGGATCCCCATCGATGTGTCTGTGGCCATTCAGGGCACCACACGTAAACGCAGGCAGAGCTCAGTTCCTCAAATTCCACCTGTCCTGGACAATGAGTCAACGACAACTCGATCAGAG gTGAATTTCCTGAAGGTGGGTTGTGGCAGTGACAATGTGTGTCAGAGCAACTTGCAGGTGAAATATCGCTATGGCCACAGGTCGACTGATGAAGACACATTCACGCCGTTAGAATT GGAGAATGGTGTGCCGGTGATCTCGCTCAGTGACCAGAAAGACATCGCCTTGGAGGTCACAGTGACCAATCTCAATGGTGACGATGCGTACGAAGCCTATGTGAAAgcttccttccctccctcccttacTTACTCTTCTTCCCATACACCACCTAAT GTACGTTGCGAAGCCAATAAAGACGGTTCTAAGACTCAGTGTAATCTTGGCAACCCATTCAAACGTGACTCAGAG ACAACCTTCTACATTATAATGCATACATCAGGAATCTCTCTTGACACTACTGAACTGGAGATTGAGCTTCAGCCTAATAC GACAAGTGACCAGCAGAATATACCTCCTGTCTTTGCAAAGGCAAAGGTGGCCATTGTGCTGCAGCTGTCTATATCAGG ACAAGCGCAGCCATCTCAGGTCTATTTTACAGGAGAGGTCATAGGTGAGGCAGCCATGAAGACTGAGAGTGAAGTTGGCAGCGCCATCACACACCAGTTCAGA ATAATCAACCTGGGCAACCGCTTGACAGACTTTGGCACAGCCACCCTCAAGATCCACTGGCCAAAGCTGACAGAGAATGGGAAGTGGCTGCTCTACTTGATGAAGATCAGCTCAACAGGAGTGGAGAAGATAGAGTGCTCTCCGAAAAATGAGATCAACCGTCTTGGCCTG gAAACAACTAACACCAGGATAAGAAGAGCAGCCAAAAACAAAGATGAGAGTGATGGCATTATTTCCCGCTTAATTGAGACCAAGAACTCAAAAACACTG TCCTGTGACAATGGGGCGCAATGCATGACCATAACCTGCCCCCTGCGAGGTCTGGACAGTAATGCAGTTATCACACTCTACTCTCGCCTCTGGAAGGGCACTTTCATAGAG gaTTATTCCAAGTTACATCATGTGGAGGTGATAGTGAAGGGTTCTCTACATGTTCATAGCACAACATTGAACACAGTGCTGGAAAATGCTGAGACGCAG GTGAGACTGACGGTGTTCCCAGAGAGGCGTTCAGCTCAGTATGGAGGAGTTCCCTGGTGGATCATCGTACTGTCCATCCTGTTCGGACTGCTGTTGTTGGGCTTGCTGGCTTTCCTTCTCTGGAAG TGTGGATTTTTTAAACGTGCAAAATATGAAGACAAGGTTCCCAGTTACAGCGCAGTGCGAATCAAACGGGAAGAAAGGGTGATAAACACCGGGAAGGGTGACTGGGAAAACCTGGAAAAGAAGCCCTGGATGACAACCTGGCATGACAGCAAACATTATTCTTAA